GGACGGAAGGGTTCCGCGACGAGGGTCAGGGGGGACTTGAGACCCGCGGCGATCCCACTCGACTCGACGAGCTCGAACGAGCCGGcgtcctggccgcccggcagccccCAGTCGAAATGGTAGAGCATGCTGGCGAGCGCGAGCTCCGCGAGGCGCGTCGCGAAGCCGACGCCGGGGCACCCTCTCCTCCCCGCGCCGAACGGGATGAACCGGGCGTCCCGCCCGCcgtagtcggcggcggcgccgcgcgcgagCCACCTCTCCGGCCGGAACGCGTCCGCGTCCTCCCCCCAGGACTCACCGTCCCGGCCGATCGCCCACGCGTTCACGACGACCCGGGTCCCGGCCGGGACGTCGTGGCCGCGGAGCCTGGTGTCGTGGATGGCCACGCGGGGCACGAGCATCGGCACCGGCGGGTGCAGGCGCAGAGCCTCCTTCATGGCGGCCTGCAGCCGTGACATGGAGCTCAGCCGCTCCTCCGAGACGCTGCCGTGCGGCCCCACAACCTGCCGCACCTCGGCTTGTACTTTCTCCAGCTCGTCTGGGTAGTTCACCAGCTCGGCCATCGTCCACTCCACCGTCTTGGCAGTTGTGTCCGTGCCTCCTAGGAAAAGGTCCTGCGGCGCATCAAGGAATCTGTGTGTTAGCGACACGTGCCAGCGTGCTGATTAGAGCTGGGACTTGCGccgtgccggcccggcccggcccggtccTCTCGTGACTCGTGCCGTGTCATCGGGTCTAGATTTCTAGACAAGATTGGCAcatcgtgccgtgccgtgctagCACGATAAGTCTATTATCAAGCCCAAACACGGACCATGCCACACCAGCACGTCTTCGTGTCATGCCGGCCCAAGCACAGCCCTCCAGATACTTGCAATTGAATTTATATGCATCGATGCAGAAATGTTACTATTATAATTAGGAAGCACATAAACTATCGATGGTAGGAAAATTATGTGATTTTCTTGAATGAATAATATTTCCTTCCATGATTGTTGTTAATTAGAAATGAAGATTAATTTTCATAGTAGAACAATAGACTACATACAGACCGATGGGCCGTTTTCGTGTCATGCCGGCACAAGCACGACCCAAAATGCAAGTCGTGCTATACAGCCCGTCGTGCCGAGATCCTAGACATGGCACGGCTCTCATGTTCGTATTGTGCCGGCACGGCCCAAAATATTTCGGACCCTGCCGCGCTTTGGGCCGTGTCAAACAATCGTGCCGCACTCCGCCCAAAAATAGCCTGCCAGCTCTAGTGCTGATACGCAAATAGCATGTGACAACTAGCTTGAAGACGGTCAAGATCAATAGAGCGTGCATGGCTTACAAGGATGAGTCCCTTGACGTCAGTCCTGTCGAGGTTCAACCTGGCGCCGCCCTCCTTCACGGCCGAGAGCAAGTCGTCGAGGAGGTCATCGGCCTCGCCGtcgttcccgccgccgccgccgcctttctCGTGCTCCTGGAGCGCTCCCTCCATCACGGCGTCAAGCTTGGCCGCCGTCCTCTTTATCCTCGCGTCGAGCCCCGTCGCCCAGTCCACCCACCGGAGTCGCGGGAACACGTCGCCCACCGCGATCGTCTCCAGCAGCTCGCTCGTCTCCTCCATCATCGCTCGGACCGCCCCGGGTTCCATCCCGCCGAGCCTGTTCCCGAACGCCGCCTTGGAGATGACGGCGTAGGTCAGGCCGACGAGCAGCTCGCTCAGGTTGACCCCGGCTCGGCGCCCGTCCTCACGGTGAGCACCCGCGGCGCGGATCCGGTCCAGGAAGGACgcgacctcctcctcccggAGCGCGCGGAAGGAGTCGACCCGCCTCGCGCTGAGCAGGCGGAGGGCGGCGATGCGGCGCAGCTGGCGCCACCGCTCGCCGTAGGGGCTGAAGGCGACGTCGCGGCAGCCGTAGAGGAGGCCGCGGGCCGTGCGCTGCGGCGGGCGGCTGCAGAAGACGTGGTCCTGGGTCCGGAGCACCTCCTCGGCCACGGCGGCCGAGGAGACCACGACGGTGGGCACGGagccgaggcggaggaggaaaAGCGGGCCGTGGCGGCGCGCCAGCTCCCGCAGCCGCCGGTGGTAGTGGCTCCGCCCGAGCTGGTGGAGGTTGCCGGTGATGGGCAGCGGCGGAGGGGaaggaggcagcagcagcacccggCCGCCGTCCTTGCGGCCTGACCGGAGGCATCTGGCGATGACGAAACAGGAAACCACGAAAACGACGGTGAGGAGGAGCAGGTCAGGGTCGAGCTGAACGGGAGCCATGTGGGCGCGGTGCGAGCGTGCGACGATCATTTGGTGTGACGCACGACGAGCGCGCGCATGCTAAAAAGGTTAGGACGCTGTACTGTACCGACTATAGTGAGGAGATAATGAGTGTGTGATCAGGAGCGATGCGACGACGACATCCACACATAAATGGTAAATCTAATAATAAGTAGAAAGTGAGAAGCAACCGATGATTGCCACGTAATTTATTCAGTTTATGCAATTACACTACGTAGATCCATTTATTCAGGTAGCATCctcacctttttttttccctcaCTCATTGGTTTCTTGATGTTCGGCAAGAATGTTTGCTATTCAGGCACCATCTATTTGTCTTTTATCATTAGTTATTACATTATGTTCTGAGCATTAGATGGCATTAAATCTTAGTTTTATTGATATTTGAATCATATTTTTGTGTGCATAAATTCCTTCTTCCACCATGGATGAAGAATAGATTGTTGCACAGATATATAGCAACGTAAAGCAATTCTTGCAATCtacatatatatagatagaCAAATGCAGAAGTGGGCGTTTCCCTGATCTTGCTTACACAAACACCTTATTGCAATCTCCATTTTTCATGCTTGTAGAGGTTTTGCAACAAGGATCAAGGCAGACTTGAGACCAGGAGACATGCCACTCGACTCGGTAACTTCAAACGAGTCGAGGTCTTGGCTCTCAGGTAGCTCCCAGTCAAAATGGCACATCAAATTGGCCAGCACAAGCTCAATAAGGCGCGTCGCGAATGCAATGCTGGGGCCTGCCCTCCTCCCAGCGCTGAATGGTATGAACCTGAAGTCTTTGCCGCTGTAGTTGATGGTATTGTGCATGAACACTGTCTAGCTGGAACTCCTCAGGGTTCTCCCACGGCTCGATGTCCCTCCCGATCGCCCACATATTGATTATGACCTGGGACTTGGCATGGATGTCGTAGCCATGGAGCTTGGTGTCCTGAACCGTTTCACGAGGGGGACAACCATCGGCATTCAAGTTGGGAATGGGTCGGCCTGAACTTGGGTCGGCTCGTGGCCTCAGAAATTGGCCCTGAGGCCAATAGGGCCAAGTCCAAAGTCAGGTCCGGGCCGACCCATTCCCAATTTGACCTGCGGTGGTCCACAGGTCAACATCATCTTAGATGTGTTGCACACAATCGCTAAGGTGCCGGCTGCTTGACGTTTGAAGAGACGTGCGCTGTGCTCCACTCATGTGCCAACCGGTGAGCATGAATAAGGTGTTGAAGCCCTTACGCTTCCTTGCTAGCGTAAAATCTGGTGACAGATTTTTTTTAGTATTAAAATTTGGACCCATAGGCATTTGGCGACAGATTTTGAGccaaaaaaaaatatgccaCCTTATGCTCGTAAAATTGCGGAACGATAATTGTGTAGGATGATTTTATATGTCCACTACATTGCATATTCACACATGAATTGGAAATTTGGGTAGTAGATAATTCTTTTTGTGAATCATTTGACCATGAAAATCTTTTGGCGAAAAATATATCAAAGCTATGTAGCGCTTTGTTTGGTCACTTTGATTTCTCTGTGTGTGCATTAAAATTTAAAATCATAAGTGTCAACTGAAAATTTCTTGGTGTTTGAGATTTCTAATCACTATGGAAGCTTAGGTTCATGACTTTTTTCATGGTTGATAAATAATACACAGTCCTTAGTTAGTGGGAACCGTGCAGAGAGTTCATTTAGTTGCTTGATATTCTTAGTGCTTCAAATCATCTGAGAAGGGGTTGCTCACCAGTTTACTTAATCAGGTACCATATTCAGTCCTTTTCGCATTTATCAATTACTTGACATTCTTTGTATTAGTTTATTATCAGTCATAGTATGCTTTACATTTTCTTCGATGACTGTACTTTGGTCAGAACACGCTCGTTGGTGTTCTAATTGACTTAATGTGGATATATTCCTCATTCAACCTTCTAGATCAATATATCACACTTATAGAACGAGTACATCAGGTGGCTATATTACACGGATGGCCTCGCTCTCATTTTTTTCCCCTGACAAAAGTACCTACTGCTGCCTGCAGTCTGAAAGATTCATGCTCGCGGAGGTTTCGCGACAAGGATGAGGCCAAACTTAAGAGCAGGTGACAGACCACTAGACTCCACAACCTCAAATGACTCGACATCCTGGCCCTCCGGCAGCTCCCAGTCGAAATGGCACATCAAATTGGCCAGCGCAAGCTCGGCGAGGCGTGTCGCGAATGCAATGCCAGGGCATCCCCTCCTTCCAGAGCTGAATGGTATGAACCGAAAATCTTTGCCATTGTAGTCGATGGCGTTGCGCACGAACCTGTCTGGCAGGAACTCCTCAGCGTTCTCCCATGACTCATTGTCCCTCCCGATCGCCCATGCGTTGATGATGACCCTAGTCTTTGCAGGGATGTCGTAGCCGTGGAGTTTGGTGTCCTGGATCGTTTCACGGGGGATAAGCAGCGGCACCGGTGGATGTAGCCGCATGGCTTCTTTCAGGGCTGCCTGCGGTCTGCTCATCCTCCCAAGATGCTCCTCTAGGACTCCTTGTGCCCCTGCAACCTGCCTCACCTCTTCTTGCACTCTGGCCATTTCTCTTGGGTTCTTGATCAGATAGGCCATTGCCCACTCTATCGCCTTGGAAGTTGTATCGATTCCTCCTATAAAAAGGTCCTGCAACATAAGAAATATATCAGTATGCACAACATCACTTGCTTGCTCGTACAAATTAGGCCTTGATCTTGAGAATTTACCAAGATGAGCCCCTTGACATCAATCCTATCCAGGTTAAGCCCCTCACCGCCCTCCTTGATCACCAAAAGCAAGTCGTCAAGAAGGTCAGCAGCCTCATCCTCGTCTTCAGGCTTCCTCTCGTGCTCCTGGAGTGCTCTCTCGAGAACGTCGTCAAGCTTGCCCGCCACCCTCCTCATCTTCGCGTCGAGCCCCGTCGCCAAGTCCACCCACCGGAGTCGCGGGAACATGTCGCTCACCGCGACCGTTTCCAGCAGATCGGTGACCTCCTTCATCATCGCGCGGAAACTCCCGGGATCCATGCCGCCGAGCTTGTTCCCGAACGCCGCCTTCGAGATGACGGTATAGGTTAAGCTCACGATGAGCTCGCTCAAGTTCACTGCTCGGAGTTTGCCCCTGCTATCATCCGAGGTCCCCGTGGCGGCGCGGACCCGAGCCACCAACGACgcgacctcctcctcccggAGCGCGCGCAGGGAGTCGACCCGCTTCGCTCCGAGGAGATGCACGATGGCGATGCGGCGAAGCTGGCGCCACCGCTCGCCGTAGGGGCTGAAGCCGACGTCCCGGCAGCCGTAGAGGATGCCGCAGGCCGTGCGCTGCTGCGGGCGGCCGCAGAAGACGTGGTCCTGGTTCTTGAGCACCTCCTCGGCCACGGAGGCCGAGGAAACCACCAGGGCAGGCACGGAGCccagccggaggaggaagatgtcgccgtgccgccgcgcgaGCGCCTGCAGCTTCCGGTGGTGGTGCCCCCGGCCGAGCTGGTGcatgttgccgatgatgggcaGCCCCAGGGGCGAAGGCGGCAGTACTCGGCCACAATTGctgcggcgcggccgccgatgAAGAAGGCGTCCGACGATGACGAAACATGGAGCCgcgaagaggaggaagagggctaGGTTGGAATCGAGCTGAGGCGGAGCCATGATCGAGTGGCAGAATTGTCACGTCACCACCAGTTCAtggcttgaacgctgcatagaaGCTCAGGGTCCAAAAATGCCAATTTTCCGAATCGGGAATGAACCCAACGATGTTTGGCCCACAAGATAGAGGCACGATGGGTGGTGGTGCAGCACAGCCATTGCCAACAAGATAGAGGAGGAGAGGCGGCCACGAGATGGTTTATTTGGGTCATCTGGAATGGGCTGCATTGTTGGTGGTGAGCGATTTCCTGTGTGATCGGACGCCTGATGGTTTCCGGTAGGGGTGCCAATGGGTGACCTTAGGACACCTTCAACCCTCTTCGGTGTCCTAAGGTCACCCATTGGCACCTCTAATTTCTGGCATTTATGTGGTTGAATGCACGTTTCCAAATTATTGAACATTGTGGACTTGTATACGTGGCTGATAAAAAAATAGTACTAGACCACAACTGACCCAAAAAACACTGAAACGAGAACACCAGCTCGTAGGACATAAAGCAGGTGGCTGGTCCAGTATCACTATACGTGCGCACGACCACGGTTGGGCGCGTCGCTACCTAGTCGTGGTGCTGCGGGTCCGGGCCGCCGGGCACGCTCCGCTTCTCCCCGCCGAGCGCCCTTCCCCTGTTCCACCTGCTGGGCGCCCGCCGGACTCCTCCAGCCAGCTGCtcgccgtccccgccggcgACCACACCGCTGCTGGCACCGACAGCGCCGTGACGCCGGGTCACGCGGGCCTCGGTCACGgcgccgcgctcggcgccggcgaccaGGATCAGCACCAGGAGCGCAATGCCGGCGGCGTGAGCGGGAGCGGCCATCGCTCGAGGTGACGATCCGCTCAAGAACCTGCCAGTGGCAGATTGTGTCCCGTGCGTGCAAGCCAAGCCGATCCAGCTGATCTGCTCGTGGTGGTGGCCGATATTTATAGGTCGTTCTCGGCTGCAGGCGCGCGTCGTGACAAGGGGACGGCTTTTGGAACGGGATCTCGGGCCGTTGGGCATGCTACGGTTAGGACAAAACGGCACACGCAGCAAGGCGGCCGGAGAGCGCGCGTCCGAGTGGCCACCAGCCCACCATGGCCGCTCGATACACAAAAAGCTTCCGGCCTTTTCTGGTTCGCCTGCGTGATCGATTTCTACGATGCTTGGGTGCCAAGCCTCGGTTGGATTTCGATCGTGCGCACGGCAGAGAGATCACGGGTGCACTGTGCACTGGCGATAGATCACAAGGTTCTATACACTCCCATGGAGGCAGCGCAGTAGCTAGCACTGGGACTGCTAAAAGTCAAGGTGCCGCGCGCAGCGGGACTCGGGGGCGTGCAGGCCGGCCTGGAGACAATCGCCCACCCGAAACCCCTCCCAATGCTTTCAAACTATCGGGAGGCGTCTTGTTTGCGCATCCCCTCCACCGCTGTCTCTACGAACTATTGGTTAAGTGGATCTGTTGATCCAAACGACGCCGGtcgaaagaagaaaaaaaaagaagagaggagaTCCTGGAGGATTCCTTGGTAGCTCGATGATGATCCAGCCCTGTTCCATTTGCTGTCCACGTCTGACGGGCACGAACGGAAGGTAGGTATCTCAGTTGATAAGTCTATGTCGATTCGGTTAGCCATTTTGTATTTTAGCAGCTTTGCACACTGGAAATCAGGAACTCTTTTTGATGGATCCCAAGCTGCGAATCCGTCCGGATAGGTTTGTTGCAATGTGCTCCTTTTGAGCTAGCGTGATCCTCGGACGAACCTTCCTTTCACAGAAGAAACTAAAGCACTCTTcccaagcctcaaatcatcgcggtcagagagagagagagagagagagagagagagagagagagagagagagagagagagagagagagagagagagagagagagagagagagagagagagagggagagaggaccGCAAAACTAACTGAAAGTGCCCCAGCTGATGGTGATGAGCTCCAGCTCAACTGCTCAAGTGCTGGGCTCGCACCCCCTCGATCTCATTGGATAGCGCGAAGAGGATCAGCGAGCACGAAATCGCCTTTCGCATCTCAGGTGCTGCCATCTCCATTGCAAATCGCCAGCGTTTCGTTGGACGCGCGGCTGCTGGCTGCTTGCTTTTGGGCTCAGTGGCCAGAGAAGCGGGACCCAGGCCATCAAGAGACGGCGTTTGGTTGAGCCGCCATTCTGTTTTCATTGGCCAAGACTGAGTGTACCGACATGCTTCGTCAAAAGCTTCTCAACTTGACCACCACTACCATTATTTGTTGATTTTAATTTGTACGCAATGTGTTGACCAACCACCATTATCAAATGAGTTTTTAAGTTGGGTTGACTAGTTTGGTTAATACTCCCTAGCTCCGTCCcaaaaagaatgcaactctcGTTTTCCGAGGGATCAAACAATTTTAAGTTtgatcaatttttttaaaaaagttacTAACGTTTGTACCTCCATATTACATAActaatctaatgatatttatttcataatataaatattaataGTATTTTGAATAAATTCAGTCAAAACTTGAAATTGTTTTACTCCTCGGAAGACGAGAGTTTGAGACCTATCTTTTTCGAATTGTCAGAGGCTATGAGATCCACTTTCTTTCTTTGGGAAAGAGAAATACATGTCTTTAGGGAAAGGATGATTCTTTTTGGGATGGTGGAAGTATATACTCCTTTTATCCCAATAAGGTTGTTCTTatagaaaatttcaaacatactccctccttccccgtttataaggcatggtggaacatgacacggtcttctaaacaacactttgaccatttatttatcatatattatatcacttttgattataaacttataatcattgtaaaatatatttgattatgaatccaatcatatgaaatttgcattataaaaataaaaatttaatagtcaaattattggtcaaagatgacaagatttgaatcttgatatacgtgtatgccttataaacagggaaggagggagtattacTCATCATAAGAAATGAACTTGATGCCCCTAATTACTATAGCAATTGTGATTGAAAACTgtgtttttatttgattttctaGATCCTCAATAAATGCATGCATCGCAATTAGAAAAATAGAATAGAATGTACTAAGTATGTGATTGGCTCTATGcacttttatatatatattttttcttggTACTTGGTATTGCTTTAATTAAATAAATCTTACTACAAGCTAAACAAACACTCTTTGTGAGACAAATTTTAAAGGCTAAAACATTAGTCTTTTGGGGACGGAGGTAGTAGGTACCTTGagtgatatatatattttttggaaTTGTCGTGCTATTTTTCTAGCATAACACGAATAATCCAGAAGTCCCCCAAACCCTTAACTACTAAtacatcttttttttaaaaataaattgcaaCTAAAACACACACTCTCCAATCCTAAGTATAATCAACTTGGACCAGTGTAATAAACTAAGGTATGTGGTTTCCTTCCATTTTGTGG
The nucleotide sequence above comes from Panicum virgatum strain AP13 chromosome 3K, P.virgatum_v5, whole genome shotgun sequence. Encoded proteins:
- the LOC120699173 gene encoding cytochrome P450 71A1-like, producing the protein MIVARSHRAHMAPVQLDPDLLLLTVVFVVSCFVIARCLRSGRKDGGRVLLLPPSPPPLPITGNLHQLGRSHYHRRLRELARRHGPLFLLRLGSVPTVVVSSAAVAEEVLRTQDHVFCSRPPQRTARGLLYGCRDVAFSPYGERWRQLRRIAALRLLSARRVDSFRALREEEVASFLDRIRAAGAHREDGRRAGVNLSELLVGLTYAVISKAAFGNRLGGMEPGAVRAMMEETSELLETIAVGDVFPRLRWVDWATGLDARIKRTAAKLDAVMEGALQEHEKGGGGGGNDGEADDLLDDLLSAVKEGGARLNLDRTDVKGLILDLFLGGTDTTAKTVEWTMAELVNYPDELEKVQAEVRQVVGPHGSVSEERLSSMSRLQAAMKEALRLHPPVPMLVPRVAIHDTRLRGHDVPAGTRVVVNAWAIGRDGESWGEDADAFRPERWLARGAAADYGGRDARFIPFGAGRRGCPGVGFATRLAELALASMLYHFDWGLPGGQDAGSFELVESSGIAAGLKSPLTLVAEPFRP
- the LOC120701456 gene encoding cytochrome P450 71A1-like, whose protein sequence is MAPPQLDSNLALFLLFAAPCFVIVGRLLHRRPRRSNCGRVLPPSPLGLPIIGNMHQLGRGHHHRKLQALARRHGDIFLLRLGSVPALVVSSASVAEEVLKNQDHVFCGRPQQRTACGILYGCRDVGFSPYGERWRQLRRIAIVHLLGAKRVDSLRALREEEVASLVARVRAATGTSDDSRGKLRAVNLSELIVSLTYTVISKAAFGNKLGGMDPGSFRAMMKEVTDLLETVAVSDMFPRLRWVDLATGLDAKMRRVAGKLDDVLERALQEHERKPEDEDEAADLLDDLLLVIKEGGEGLNLDRIDVKGLILDLFIGGIDTTSKAIEWAMAYLIKNPREMARVQEEVRQVAGAQGVLEEHLGRMSRPQAALKEAMRLHPPVPLLIPRETIQDTKLHGYDIPAKTRVIINAWAIGRDNESWENAEEFLPDRFVRNAIDYNGKDFRFIPFSSGRRGCPGIAFATRLAELALANLMCHFDWELPEGQDVESFEVVESSGLSPALKFGLILVAKPPRA